The Pectobacterium sp. A5351 genome contains the following window.
TGTATCAGCGGTTGATTCGTGAGCAGCCGGAAGCCAACGGAACCTGGAAAAGTGATTTTTTTGCGCGTTTGGTCAATAAAGGTCGTAAGCCTAAGAATCCGGAAGACATCCTGTGGAATTTCGAAAAATTCCTGGTGGATCGCGAAGGGCGTGTGATTGATCGTTTTGCGCCGGATATGGCACCTGACCATGACACCATTGTGAAAGCGATCGAAGCGGCGTTGGTAAAATAATTGACGCAACAAACTTCCCCGGTATTGCAGCTACGGCAGGCTGGCATATCGCCGCGTTTGTTGCCGACAACGGCGGCGTGTCGTCGCGGTGAGTTGCTGCATATCATTGGCCCGAACGGGGCAGGGAAGAGTACCCTGCTGGCAAGAGCGGCTGGCCTGCTGGCGGGGGAAGGCGAGGTCTATCTGGCTGGTACGCCGCTGTCGCAGTATACGGCGGCGGATTTAGCCGTACGACGCGCCTATCTGGCACAGCAGCAGCCTCCTCTGGCGCTGATGCCGGTATTCCAGTACTGGCAACTGCATCAACCGCCGCTGGCTCAGGAATACGCGGTCGAAAAGGTGGTGCATTTTCTGGCAGAACGCCTGATGTTAACCGACAAGTTGGCGCGCCCGCTCACGCAATTATCGGGCGGCGAGTGGCAGCGCGTTCGGCTGGTGGCGGCGCTGTTGCAGATTTGGCCGACGATCAACCCGCATGCGCGTTTGCTGCTGCTGGATGAACCGACCAACAGCCTCGATGTGGCGCAGCAGGCGGCACTGGATGCGTTATTGAGTGAACTCTGCCATTTTGGCATCACGGTCATGGTTTGCGCCCACGATCTGAACCACAGCGCCCACCATGCGGATCGTGTGTGGTTGTTGTCAGAAGGCGTACTGGTGGCACAGGGCGAGACGGCGGAGGTGATGTTGCCTGAGGTGCTTTCCCCTGTGTTTGGTGTCGCGTTTCAGCGGCACGTGGTTGATGGCAGAAATTGGATCATCACGCGCAGCGCCTAGCGCCGCTCGTTTAACTATCGAGATACCGGGATAGTCCCCTCAATCCATGCTTAAACGGCCAGTATTATTCAGGCCCCTGACTCCTGTTGCGAGGGGATGACGTCGTCAGAAAATAGGAAAAATCGCCTTTACTTGCCAGTTACCCCGATTAAACGCTAAATTAATCCAATACCTAGCATTTTCAAACGCTAGAGGTCTATGGCTTCGGCGGTTTTATGGTAATTGCGATGATACGTTTACGACATGCTTTGATCCTCGCCAGCCTGATTTTGGTCGGCTGTAGCAGTAGTCGGCATAATAATCCGCCGCCGAATGCGCGCCTGAGCGATTCGATCATGGTGATGGTGCAGCTAAACGATCAACTGGGGCAATGGTACAGAACGCCTTACCGCTATGGCGGACTGGATCGTAACGGCGTCGATTGTTCCGGTTTCGTCTACCTGACGTTTCGCGATAAGTTTGGCATGCAGTTGCCGCGCACCACGGAAGAACAAACCGAACTGGGCGAGCGCGTTGACCGCGATAATCTGTTACCGGGCGATTTGGTCTTTTTCAAAACGGGCAGCGGCAGTAGTGGGTTGCACGTCGGCATTTATGATAAAGACGATCAGTTTATTCATGCCTCCACCAGCCAGGGCGTAATCCGCTCGTCGTTGGATAACGTGTACTGGAAACGGGCTTACTGGCAGGCTCGACGCATCTAATTTTCCTTCCTTATTCTGTTTTGTTGACAGCATGGAGCTATCCACTCATGTCCTCTCTGCGTTTACTCATCTCTGACTCTTACGATCCCTGGTTTAATCTGGCCGTTGAGGAATGCATCTTTCGCCAGATGCCCACCACGCAGCGGGTGTTATTTTTGTGGCGCAATGCAGAAACCGTGGTGATTGGTCGCGCCCAGAACCCGTGGAAAGAGTGCAATACGCGGCGGATGGAAGAGGATGGCATCAAACTGGCACGGCGCAGCAGCGGCGGTGGGGCGGTCTTTCACGATCTCGGGAATACCTGTTTTACCTTTATGGCCGGCAAACCGGAGTACGACAAAAGTGTTTCAACGCAGATCGTTCTGGATGCACTCAGTGCGCTTGGGTTAAAGGCCAGCGCGTCGGGTCGTAACGATCTGGTGGTGGAAACCGCAGACGGCGTGCGCAAGGTATCCGGTTCTGCCTATCGCGAAACCAAAGATCGCGGCTTTCATCATGGCACGCTGTTGCTGAATGCAGATCTCAGTCGCTTAGCGGACTATTTGAACCCGGATGTTAAGAAGCTACAGGCGAAAGGGATTACATCCGTGCGTTCCCGCGTCGCTAATCTGGTGGAATTGCTGCCCTCTGTCGATCACCAGATTATTAGTCAGGCAGTGACGCAGGCCTTCTTTACTTATTTCGGCGAACAGTGTGAACCGGAAATTATCTCGCCTTCTGCCCATCCAGATCTACCGGGATTCAGCGAACAGTTTGCACGTCAAAGCAGCTGGGAATGGAATTTCGGTCAGGCACCAGATTTCTCGCATTTACTCGATAACCGCTTTACCTGGGGCGGCATTGAATTGCATTTCGATGTGGAACGCGGCGTGATTGTCCGTGCGCAGATTTATACCGATAGCCTGAATCCCGCGCCGTTAGAAGCACTCGCTTGCGCATTACAGGGAACGGCATATCGCCCGGAAAATATGGCGGCTACGTGTCAGACGCTGATTAGCGTTTTCCCCGAACAGCAAAATGAATTGCAGGAACTGGCCGACTGGCTGGAGCAGAGTTTGCGTTAACGCGTGACGTTCGCTGCTAAACACGTCCTGTTACATAGCAGAAAGGTGATTTTTTGTGCGTTATGCGGACAAGCGTTGTAGATTCACCTATAATAATAACGTAATGTGATTATTACTAATTGCTATGCAGTACAGGATCATGCGTATCCATCTTGCTGTTGACTACACCAGTGACTATGTTTTTTGGCCGATATTCAGGTTGGATGGAACGCTACTGGCTGTCGAAATGATAAGCCATTTTAATGGCCTTTCGGGCAAGTTGAGCATGCCTGCCGATATCCTCCTCATGCAATTGAATCCGCGTCAGAAGCAGGATTTGATTCATGAACAGCTGCTTTTTATCAAAGAAAAATCCGCATGGTTTATCGATAACCACATTCAACTGGTGCTGAAGGTGGGGCATGAAATAGCAGAAATTTTACTCAATTCTGACGTGCTGCGCGACGAAATCAAACGTCTCGATTTTGTTCTGTTGGAAATTAATGAGTTTTTCCCACAACTTTCACAGGGAAAAGAAAACGCCGCGCTACTGAATTTGAGCCGGTCTGTTCCTTTATGGCTGGATAATTTTGGTTCTGCAAAGACAACGCTGAAACCTTTGCACGATGGGTTAGTGCGCGGAGTGAAACTGGATCGTCAGTTTATTGGGCAGCTTTTATCGCGTCCGGCCAATACGCTGATGATGGAGCCGTTATTACGGACGATTAAAAACAGTTATTCAGGCATCGATATTGTTGCCAAAGAGGTCGATAGTATGGCGATTCTGAATAAAATGAGGCAGCTAAATATTGATGCCGTTCAGGGCCAAATGTGGCCCGCCGTGCATTTCGAGCGACTTGAGCAGCGTACGACGCTGCTCAGCTAACTCAAGAGATTCACGGTCTTTGAGTGTGAGCGTTCCTCCTGAATAGGCGTGGTGCAAATAATACCCCTGTGTTTCCTCCGTGTTAATTTCATTGCCATCCCTCTACACTTTCTGCATACCCGTTAGTCGATGTGTGGTGAGCGTATGGCTCTCTTCACCTGAACAGGGTGGTACTAGGGAGACAGGATGCAGCAGACACCGTTATTCAAAAATCACTATTTTCACCAACTGCCGGGGTTCTATACCGCGCTACAACCTACGCCGCTACATGGCGGTCGCCTGCTTTATCACAGCGAGGGGCTGGCCGCCGAACTTGGCCTGTCTGCCGACTGGTTTACGCCGGAACAAGATGCTCTCTGGAGCGGTGAACGCTTGCTGCCAGGAATGGCACCGTTGGCGCAGGTTTATAGCGGCCATCAGTTTGGTATGTGGGCCGGCCAACTGGGCGACGGGCGTGGCATCCTGCTGGGAGAACAACAACTGCCGGATGGCCGCAGCATGGACTGGCACCTGAAAGGTGCAGGGCTGACGCCGTATTCACGCATGGGTGACGGTCGTGCCGTGCTGCGTTCAGTTATTCGCGAATTTCTGGCCTCGGAAGCGATGCACCATCTGGGGATTCCCACTACGCGGGCACTGACGATTGTCACCAGCACACATCCGGTGCAGCGTGAACAGGAAGAAAAGGGTGCCATGCTGCTGCGCGTGGCGGAAAGCCATGTGCGGTTTGGCCATTTTGAACACTTCTACTATCGCCGTGAGCCGGAAAAAGTACGCCAACTGGTGGAGTATGTCATTGCCCGCCACTGGCCGCAGTGGGAGCACGACGAGCGTCGCTATGAGCTGTGGTTCGGCGATGTGGTAGAACGTACCGCCCGGCTGATTACGCATTGGCAGGCGGTCGGGTTTGCACACGGCGTGATGAATACGGATAACATGTCGATTCTGGGGCTGACGATCGACTACGGTCCTTACGGCTTTTTAGATGCCTATCAGCCTGATTTCATCTGTAATCACTCCGACCATCGCGGGCGCTACGCGTTTGACAATCAGCCTGCCGTAGGGCTGTGGAATCTGCATCGTCTGGCGCAGGCGCTGTCGGGGCTGATGGACACCGACACGCTGGAGCGTGCGCTTGCCCGCTATGAGCCAGCGC
Protein-coding sequences here:
- a CDS encoding protein adenylyltransferase SelO — translated: MQQTPLFKNHYFHQLPGFYTALQPTPLHGGRLLYHSEGLAAELGLSADWFTPEQDALWSGERLLPGMAPLAQVYSGHQFGMWAGQLGDGRGILLGEQQLPDGRSMDWHLKGAGLTPYSRMGDGRAVLRSVIREFLASEAMHHLGIPTTRALTIVTSTHPVQREQEEKGAMLLRVAESHVRFGHFEHFYYRREPEKVRQLVEYVIARHWPQWEHDERRYELWFGDVVERTARLITHWQAVGFAHGVMNTDNMSILGLTIDYGPYGFLDAYQPDFICNHSDHRGRYAFDNQPAVGLWNLHRLAQALSGLMDTDTLERALARYEPALMQHYGTLMRAKLGLFTASAEDNDVLVGLLRLMQQEGSDYTRTFRLLADCEKQASRAPLRDEFIDRAAFDSWFASYRQRLMQEEQNDEERRQLMNATNPKYILRNYLAQMAIERAESDDISVLTRLHQALCRPFDEQPDKNDLAALPPEWGKHLEISCSS
- the btuD gene encoding vitamin B12 ABC transporter ATP-binding protein BtuD, which produces MTQQTSPVLQLRQAGISPRLLPTTAACRRGELLHIIGPNGAGKSTLLARAAGLLAGEGEVYLAGTPLSQYTAADLAVRRAYLAQQQPPLALMPVFQYWQLHQPPLAQEYAVEKVVHFLAERLMLTDKLARPLTQLSGGEWQRVRLVAALLQIWPTINPHARLLLLDEPTNSLDVAQQAALDALLSELCHFGITVMVCAHDLNHSAHHADRVWLLSEGVLVAQGETAEVMLPEVLSPVFGVAFQRHVVDGRNWIITRSA
- a CDS encoding EAL domain-containing protein, translated to MRIHLAVDYTSDYVFWPIFRLDGTLLAVEMISHFNGLSGKLSMPADILLMQLNPRQKQDLIHEQLLFIKEKSAWFIDNHIQLVLKVGHEIAEILLNSDVLRDEIKRLDFVLLEINEFFPQLSQGKENAALLNLSRSVPLWLDNFGSAKTTLKPLHDGLVRGVKLDRQFIGQLLSRPANTLMMEPLLRTIKNSYSGIDIVAKEVDSMAILNKMRQLNIDAVQGQMWPAVHFERLEQRTTLLS
- a CDS encoding lipoate--protein ligase A, which produces MSSLRLLISDSYDPWFNLAVEECIFRQMPTTQRVLFLWRNAETVVIGRAQNPWKECNTRRMEEDGIKLARRSSGGGAVFHDLGNTCFTFMAGKPEYDKSVSTQIVLDALSALGLKASASGRNDLVVETADGVRKVSGSAYRETKDRGFHHGTLLLNADLSRLADYLNPDVKKLQAKGITSVRSRVANLVELLPSVDHQIISQAVTQAFFTYFGEQCEPEIISPSAHPDLPGFSEQFARQSSWEWNFGQAPDFSHLLDNRFTWGGIELHFDVERGVIVRAQIYTDSLNPAPLEALACALQGTAYRPENMAATCQTLISVFPEQQNELQELADWLEQSLR
- a CDS encoding NlpC/P60 family protein; translation: MIRLRHALILASLILVGCSSSRHNNPPPNARLSDSIMVMVQLNDQLGQWYRTPYRYGGLDRNGVDCSGFVYLTFRDKFGMQLPRTTEEQTELGERVDRDNLLPGDLVFFKTGSGSSGLHVGIYDKDDQFIHASTSQGVIRSSLDNVYWKRAYWQARRI